The Paenibacillus macerans genome includes a window with the following:
- a CDS encoding transposase: MQEWNFNHSAARYNSEQACIEALIAMKWPSGFVCPRCAHTRCSSLASRRIPLFKCGKCKHQTSALAGTIFEGTRLRLPGAEETMRQKLLRMCVAIPAIPYRRLIARQSNQPRAAVA; the protein is encoded by the coding sequence ATGCAGGAATGGAACTTCAACCATTCAGCAGCCCGTTATAACAGCGAGCAAGCCTGCATAGAAGCGCTGATCGCGATGAAGTGGCCAAGCGGCTTCGTCTGCCCGCGCTGCGCTCACACCCGGTGCAGCAGCCTGGCTTCCCGGCGTATTCCCTTGTTCAAGTGCGGAAAGTGCAAGCATCAAACGTCGGCTTTGGCCGGTACGATTTTTGAAGGAACCCGGCTGCGCTTGCCCGGAGCGGAAGAAACGATGCGGCAGAAGTTGCTGCGTATGTGTGTGGCGATTCCGGCGATCCCTTACCGCCGGCTGATTGCGCGCCAATCGAACCAGCCCCGTGCGGCTGTAGCCTGA
- the ftsZ gene encoding cell division protein FtsZ, translating into MLEFDFEMESLAQIKVIGVGGGGSNAVNRMIENGVQGVEFITVNTDAQALHLAKSEHKLQIGDKLTRGLGAGANPEVGKKAAEESRELIANTLKGADMVFVTAGMGGGTGTGAAPVIAEIARECGALTVGVVTRPFTFEGRKRSSQAELGIESLKEKVDTLIVIPNDRLLEIVDKKTPMLEAFREADNVLRQAVQGISDLIAVPGLINLDFADVKTIMTERGSALMGIGLATGENRAAEAARKAIMSPLLETSIEGARGVIMNITGGANLSLYEVNEAAEIVIAASDPEVNMIFGAIIDENMKEEIKVTVIATGFENKPAVQPARKPAAAPGVSEPQDTRPASNLRPFGNQPSGDQLDIPTFLRNRSRNNND; encoded by the coding sequence ATGTTGGAATTTGATTTCGAAATGGAGAGCTTGGCTCAAATCAAGGTCATCGGGGTAGGCGGGGGCGGAAGCAACGCGGTCAACCGGATGATCGAAAACGGCGTGCAAGGCGTCGAGTTCATTACGGTAAATACGGACGCCCAAGCGCTTCATTTGGCCAAGTCCGAACATAAATTGCAGATCGGGGATAAATTGACGCGCGGACTGGGCGCCGGCGCCAATCCGGAGGTCGGCAAGAAAGCGGCCGAAGAATCCCGCGAGCTGATCGCAAATACGTTAAAAGGCGCGGACATGGTGTTCGTCACGGCCGGAATGGGCGGCGGCACCGGCACCGGGGCGGCTCCGGTCATCGCCGAAATCGCCAGAGAATGCGGAGCGCTGACGGTCGGCGTCGTGACCCGTCCGTTTACGTTTGAAGGCCGTAAGCGTTCTTCCCAGGCGGAGCTTGGCATCGAATCGTTGAAAGAAAAAGTCGATACCCTGATCGTGATTCCGAACGACCGCTTGTTGGAAATCGTCGATAAGAAAACGCCGATGTTGGAAGCGTTCCGCGAAGCGGACAACGTGCTGCGTCAGGCGGTGCAGGGCATCTCCGACTTGATCGCCGTACCGGGTCTGATCAACCTCGACTTCGCCGATGTGAAGACGATCATGACCGAACGCGGCTCCGCACTGATGGGCATCGGCCTCGCTACCGGCGAGAACCGGGCCGCCGAAGCCGCCCGCAAGGCGATCATGAGCCCGCTCTTGGAAACGTCCATCGAAGGTGCGCGCGGCGTTATCATGAACATTACGGGTGGAGCCAACCTGTCCCTGTATGAAGTCAACGAGGCCGCGGAAATCGTGATCGCCGCTTCCGATCCGGAAGTGAACATGATTTTCGGCGCGATCATTGACGAGAATATGAAGGAAGAAATCAAAGTGACGGTTATTGCGACCGGGTTCGAGAATAAGCCTGCGGTGCAGCCAGCCCGCAAACCGGCCGCTGCTCCGGGCGTATCCGAGCCGCAGGACACGCGTCCGGCTTCGAATCTGCGACCGTTCGGCAACCAGCCGAGCGGAGATCAGCTCGACATCCCGACGTTTCTCCGTAACCGTTCGCGGAACAATAACGACTAA
- the murA gene encoding UDP-N-acetylglucosamine 1-carboxyvinyltransferase — translation MDKLVIEGGRPLSGTIRIHGAKNAALPILAASLLSEGKVQLRNVPRLLDIDVMLGILGRLGCKAVHLGDTVTVDTGSADSSHVPEDLMKQMRSSIFLMGPLLARFGEVCIYQPGGCAIGERKIDLHLKGLEALGAQIEESEQQIRCRASRLVGCDIHLDFPSVGATENIMMAAALAEGTTVITNAAREPEIQDLQNFLNAMGASIIGAGTDTITIRGVERLYPCDYEVIPDRIVAGTALIAVAATRGSVTLTHCNPAHLVSLLHVLRRAGVQIGAADDIITISSAGRPRAVERIVTSPYPSFPTDLQSQIMVLLALADGLSVMKETVFEGRFKHVDELVRMGADISVDLNLAFIRGVPRLYGATVEATDLRAGAALVIAGLAAQGKTIVEQVHHIDRGYDRIETMFQRLGGAIHRETPVLKQLDLA, via the coding sequence TTGGACAAATTGGTGATCGAAGGCGGGAGACCCCTATCAGGAACCATTCGTATCCATGGAGCAAAAAATGCCGCACTGCCGATTCTGGCCGCTAGTTTGCTGTCCGAAGGCAAGGTGCAACTTCGAAATGTCCCCCGTCTGCTCGATATTGATGTCATGCTGGGCATACTCGGCCGCCTTGGCTGCAAAGCCGTCCATTTAGGGGATACGGTTACGGTCGACACGGGAAGCGCGGATTCAAGCCATGTGCCGGAGGATTTGATGAAGCAGATGCGGTCGTCGATTTTTTTGATGGGGCCGCTGCTCGCCAGGTTCGGGGAGGTTTGCATTTACCAGCCGGGCGGGTGCGCCATCGGCGAACGAAAAATCGATTTGCATTTGAAAGGGCTGGAAGCCCTGGGGGCGCAAATCGAGGAAAGCGAGCAGCAAATCCGGTGCCGGGCCAGCAGGCTGGTCGGTTGCGATATTCACCTTGATTTTCCCAGTGTCGGGGCGACGGAAAACATCATGATGGCGGCCGCGCTGGCGGAAGGGACGACGGTAATCACCAATGCCGCCCGGGAACCGGAAATTCAGGATCTGCAAAACTTCTTGAACGCCATGGGGGCGAGCATCATCGGCGCCGGAACGGACACGATTACGATTCGCGGCGTAGAGCGCCTGTATCCTTGCGATTACGAGGTTATCCCCGACCGTATCGTTGCCGGAACCGCGCTGATCGCCGTAGCCGCTACGCGCGGCAGCGTGACGCTGACCCACTGCAATCCGGCGCACCTGGTGTCCCTGCTTCATGTGCTGCGGCGGGCAGGTGTTCAAATTGGAGCTGCCGATGATATAATAACGATTAGCAGCGCAGGCCGTCCTAGAGCGGTGGAGCGGATCGTGACTTCGCCGTATCCTTCCTTTCCGACCGATCTGCAGTCGCAAATCATGGTATTGCTTGCGTTGGCGGACGGACTCAGCGTAATGAAGGAGACCGTGTTCGAGGGCAGATTCAAGCATGTGGACGAATTGGTCCGGATGGGCGCCGACATTTCGGTCGATTTGAATCTGGCTTTCATTCGCGGGGTGCCGAGATTGTACGGAGCCACCGTGGAGGCCACGGACCTGCGGGCCGGCGCCGCGCTAGTCATTGCGGGCCTGGCGGCGCAAGGCAAAACGATCGTGGAGCAGGTTCATCATATCGATCGCGGCTACGACCGGATCGAAACGATGTTCCAGCGTCTCGGGGGCGCGATCCATCGCGAAACCCCCGTGCTGAAGCAGCTTGATTTAGCCTGA
- the murB gene encoding UDP-N-acetylmuramate dehydrogenase produces the protein MQHWISNLTRQGVGTVLPNEPMSKYTTWKIGGPADAMVVPENPGQLSKLVRLLHEERIPWMVVGKGSNMLVSDRGIRGCVIRLGSGLEQIEFDGSKVQAGGGASFVRLSIMAGKQGLTGLEFAGGIPGTVGGAVYMNAGAHGSDVSRIFKSADIVLETGELVTYNAEDMEFDYRHSVLHEQRGIVAKAEFTLAAGDRLEVAAAMAAYKDRRRKTQPLQQPCAGSVFRNPPGDHSARLIEAAGLKGLKVGGAEVSTLHANFIVNTGQATAEDVLALMEQIKASVEDKFGVNLVPEVFFVGER, from the coding sequence ATGCAGCATTGGATATCGAATTTGACCCGGCAGGGAGTCGGAACGGTATTGCCGAACGAGCCGATGTCAAAATATACAACATGGAAAATCGGCGGTCCCGCTGACGCGATGGTCGTACCCGAGAATCCCGGGCAGCTGTCCAAGCTCGTCCGGCTGCTTCATGAGGAGCGGATCCCTTGGATGGTGGTCGGCAAGGGCTCGAACATGCTGGTCTCCGACCGGGGAATTCGGGGGTGCGTGATCCGGCTTGGCTCCGGATTGGAGCAGATCGAATTTGACGGAAGCAAGGTCCAGGCCGGAGGGGGCGCTTCGTTCGTCAGACTCAGCATCATGGCGGGCAAACAGGGGCTGACCGGCCTGGAGTTTGCCGGAGGCATCCCCGGGACGGTGGGGGGAGCCGTATATATGAACGCCGGGGCTCACGGGTCCGATGTGTCACGTATATTTAAATCCGCTGACATTGTTCTGGAGACGGGTGAATTGGTCACTTACAACGCAGAGGATATGGAATTTGACTATCGGCATTCCGTCCTGCACGAACAGCGCGGCATTGTGGCCAAAGCCGAATTTACGCTGGCTGCCGGCGATCGGCTGGAAGTTGCCGCCGCCATGGCGGCTTACAAGGACCGCCGCCGCAAAACGCAGCCGCTTCAGCAGCCGTGCGCCGGCAGCGTCTTCCGCAATCCGCCGGGAGACCATTCGGCCAGGCTGATCGAGGCGGCCGGACTTAAAGGCTTAAAGGTCGGAGGAGCCGAAGTATCCACGCTGCACGCCAATTTCATCGTCAATACCGGGCAAGCGACAGCAGAGGACGTTCTAGCGCTCATGGAGCAAATCAAGGCATCCGTCGAAGACAAGTTCGGCGTAAACTTGGTGCCGGAGGTTTTTTTCGTGGGCGAACGGTAA
- the murG gene encoding undecaprenyldiphospho-muramoylpentapeptide beta-N-acetylglucosaminyltransferase: protein MRVVLSGGGTGGHIYPALAVASQCAEEFPDSEFLYIGGRRGLESSLVPKHNIPFEAIDITGFRRKLSVENIKTVMRFLKGVRTSKKLLREFNPDVVIGTGGYVCGPVVYAAAKLGIPSIIHEQNAIPGLTNRFLSKYVSTVAVSFEGSESAFPGAGNVVYTGNPRATTVHAADRAKGFASLGLAASSSVVLVVGGSRGAKAINEAMIGMAPLLAEAPHLQFVYVTGEAYHAATLEAIRGKLGGLPDHLQVLPYVHNMPEVLAATSLIVGRAGASSLAEITALGIPAILIPSPNVTNNHQEKNARTLERAGAAEVILEPELSGQSLFGSVQRIMSDLSVHASMSAASRRLGQPDSAHLLVKEMRRLVQSRANRR from the coding sequence ATGCGCGTCGTACTGAGCGGCGGCGGAACCGGGGGCCATATCTACCCGGCGCTGGCCGTCGCAAGCCAATGCGCCGAGGAATTTCCCGATTCCGAATTTTTATACATCGGCGGTCGGAGGGGGCTGGAAAGCTCGCTGGTTCCGAAGCACAACATCCCGTTTGAAGCGATCGACATCACCGGCTTCCGCCGCAAGCTGTCGGTCGAAAATATAAAGACCGTTATGCGTTTTCTCAAAGGAGTGCGCACCTCCAAAAAACTGCTGCGGGAATTTAACCCCGACGTCGTCATCGGGACGGGCGGCTACGTATGCGGTCCGGTCGTATACGCGGCCGCCAAGCTGGGCATTCCGAGCATCATCCATGAGCAAAACGCCATTCCGGGGCTGACCAACCGCTTTTTAAGCAAATACGTGTCGACCGTGGCGGTGAGCTTTGAAGGCTCGGAGTCTGCGTTCCCGGGAGCCGGGAATGTCGTATACACCGGCAATCCGCGGGCCACAACCGTTCATGCGGCCGACAGAGCGAAGGGCTTTGCCTCCCTGGGACTGGCTGCGAGCAGTTCGGTCGTGCTCGTCGTCGGCGGCAGCCGGGGGGCCAAAGCGATCAACGAAGCGATGATCGGCATGGCGCCGCTGCTTGCGGAAGCGCCGCATTTGCAGTTCGTTTACGTTACCGGCGAGGCTTACCATGCAGCGACGCTCGAAGCGATTCGCGGCAAACTGGGCGGGCTTCCGGACCATTTGCAGGTGCTTCCTTACGTGCACAACATGCCGGAGGTGCTGGCCGCGACTTCCTTGATCGTGGGACGAGCAGGAGCTTCCTCCTTGGCGGAAATCACCGCGCTGGGAATTCCGGCGATCCTTATTCCGTCGCCCAACGTAACGAATAATCATCAGGAGAAAAACGCCCGGACTTTGGAGCGGGCCGGAGCCGCCGAAGTCATTTTGGAGCCGGAATTGAGCGGGCAAAGCCTGTTCGGCTCGGTTCAGCGGATCATGAGCGACCTGTCCGTCCACGCCTCGATGTCGGCGGCTTCCCGCCGCCTCGGCCAACCGGACTCCGCCCATTTGCTGGTGAAAGAAATGCGGCGTCTTGTCCAAAGCCGCGCAAATCGCCGCTAA
- the spoIIGA gene encoding sigma-E processing peptidase SpoIIGA, which translates to MVVYIDLIFAMNLLIDASLLLATAWMRKQKIKVWRIAASACVGAMYVVMMFLPELGFLYTFLVKFLFSVAMLWIAFGFGSLQNYLRNMGAFYMVNFAAAGGILGVHYLLQDYGDLWNGIWYSATGGMGFSLKIGALFTLVLFFAVLWWFKRVIAARHRQERISSFVGEVRVRIGDSEVCCTGLVDTGNQLSDPLSRLPVMVMEASLWEDLLPPSFRGKLAKERADNLIMEWTEAGAFPWPDRLRLVPYRGINKGTQFMLALKPDEVSITLEGRNFHSTRVLIGLDGGRLSAEGAYRAIVHPALVEGREAERQPSPNISSGLAPLADVGGRSGLHR; encoded by the coding sequence TTGGTAGTGTATATCGATCTCATATTTGCGATGAACCTATTGATCGACGCAAGTTTGCTGCTCGCTACGGCATGGATGCGGAAGCAGAAGATCAAAGTATGGCGGATCGCCGCTTCGGCGTGCGTTGGAGCCATGTATGTCGTCATGATGTTTTTGCCGGAGCTTGGGTTTTTGTATACGTTTTTGGTCAAGTTCCTGTTCTCCGTCGCTATGTTATGGATCGCCTTCGGCTTTGGAAGTTTGCAAAACTATCTGCGGAACATGGGGGCTTTTTACATGGTTAATTTTGCGGCGGCGGGCGGCATCCTGGGCGTGCATTATTTGCTGCAGGACTATGGCGACTTATGGAACGGAATATGGTATTCCGCGACCGGAGGGATGGGGTTTTCGCTGAAAATAGGGGCCTTGTTTACGCTTGTCCTGTTTTTTGCCGTGTTGTGGTGGTTTAAACGGGTCATTGCGGCGCGTCATCGGCAGGAGCGGATCTCCTCTTTTGTCGGAGAGGTCCGGGTTCGGATTGGAGATTCCGAGGTTTGCTGCACGGGCCTGGTCGATACGGGCAACCAGTTGTCCGATCCGCTCAGCCGGTTGCCGGTAATGGTGATGGAGGCGTCGCTGTGGGAGGATTTGCTTCCCCCATCTTTTCGCGGCAAGCTTGCCAAGGAGCGGGCGGACAACCTCATTATGGAGTGGACGGAAGCAGGAGCTTTTCCCTGGCCCGATCGTTTGCGTCTGGTGCCGTATCGCGGAATCAACAAAGGAACGCAATTTATGCTTGCGCTTAAGCCGGATGAAGTCAGCATTACCTTGGAGGGTCGGAACTTTCATTCTACCCGGGTGCTTATCGGATTGGATGGAGGACGTTTGTCAGCGGAAGGGGCCTATCGGGCCATCGTGCATCCTGCGTTAGTGGAAGGCAGGGAAGCGGAGCGCCAGCCTTCGCCGAACATATCTTCCGGGCTGGCCCCGCTTGCCGACGTGGGCGGGAGGTCCGGACTTCACCGGTAA
- a CDS encoding cell division protein FtsQ/DivIB has product MPKANVPVLKEPVKPKRKSGRKVKVILILLFVSLLCVLFFRSSLSKVSAITFHGNMYSTESELLKAAGLEVGAPFFAVSSGNVERKLESIPSVEHAVVDKKFPGKIEIRIEEFPLAAYELTDGGKLSGLLANGTKIPLQNGSMPVDKPILTGWKENDPNLVKLCKTLSEIPGELTADISEIVPSPTLSYPDRIKMYTRSEFEVISAISLLPKKAEYLNEILQNQDPGQLKMLDADSYVPYPPPEGEENGQNDTTHE; this is encoded by the coding sequence ATGCCCAAAGCGAATGTACCTGTCCTGAAAGAGCCGGTAAAACCGAAAAGGAAAAGCGGCCGAAAAGTAAAAGTGATCCTCATCTTGCTGTTCGTTTCGTTACTTTGCGTGCTTTTTTTTCGCTCGTCCTTAAGCAAGGTTTCGGCGATTACGTTTCACGGCAATATGTATTCGACGGAGAGCGAGCTTCTAAAGGCCGCCGGACTGGAAGTCGGGGCGCCGTTTTTTGCCGTCAGTTCGGGGAACGTTGAGCGCAAATTGGAGAGCATTCCTTCCGTGGAGCATGCGGTCGTGGACAAAAAATTCCCGGGAAAGATCGAGATCCGGATCGAAGAGTTTCCGCTTGCGGCCTATGAGCTTACCGACGGCGGCAAGCTGAGCGGACTGCTGGCGAACGGCACCAAGATCCCGCTGCAAAACGGCTCCATGCCGGTGGACAAGCCTATTTTGACCGGGTGGAAAGAGAATGACCCCAATCTGGTGAAACTCTGCAAAACGTTGTCGGAAATCCCGGGCGAGCTGACCGCCGATATTTCCGAGATCGTTCCTTCGCCAACCTTGTCTTATCCGGACCGGATCAAAATGTATACGCGCTCGGAATTCGAAGTGATTTCCGCAATCTCGCTGCTGCCGAAAAAGGCGGAGTATTTGAACGAGATTTTGCAAAACCAGGATCCCGGACAGCTGAAAATGCTGGATGCCGATTCCTATGTGCCGTATCCCCCGCCGGAAGGCGAAGAGAACGGCCAAAATGACACTACTCATGAGTGA
- the ftsA gene encoding cell division protein FtsA — MSNNDIIVSLDIGTSKVRAIIGEIGNGTFNIIGVGSADSEGIRKGAIVDIDQTVQSIRNAVDHAERMVGIQISEVYVGISGNHIGLQTSHGVVAVQNEDREIGEDDIDRVLKAAEVIALPPEREIIDIVAKQYVVDGLEGIQDPRGMIGVRLEVEATIITGAKTAIHNLLRCVEKSGLKVRDLVLLSLGAGQLALSKDEKTMGSVLVDIGAGSTTIAVFEGGTIVSTSTLPIGGEFITNDIAYGLRTLTDHAEKAKLKYGCASIEDAAPDVTFKVTRIGSNVDKEFTQEDLAAIAEPRVQEIFQLIRQEVKRLGYSEQPGGYILTGGTVSMPGLLKIAQQELAASVRIAVPDYIGVRDPGFTGGVGILYKVIKSIRVRNSGAKKTAGRSKPASPTQEPARKSGGLMERLKNLFSEFI, encoded by the coding sequence TTGAGCAACAATGACATCATTGTTAGTTTGGACATCGGTACATCCAAAGTTCGTGCTATTATTGGGGAAATTGGCAATGGAACCTTTAATATTATTGGAGTTGGATCTGCCGACTCGGAAGGAATTCGAAAAGGCGCGATTGTAGATATTGACCAAACGGTCCAATCGATCCGCAACGCCGTGGATCACGCGGAACGGATGGTAGGTATTCAAATATCGGAAGTATATGTCGGCATTTCGGGCAACCACATCGGACTCCAAACGAGCCACGGAGTAGTAGCCGTACAAAATGAAGATCGGGAAATCGGCGAGGACGATATCGACCGCGTGCTGAAGGCGGCCGAAGTCATCGCCCTGCCGCCGGAACGCGAAATTATCGATATTGTGGCCAAGCAATATGTGGTGGACGGGCTTGAAGGCATTCAGGATCCCCGCGGCATGATCGGAGTCCGCCTGGAAGTGGAAGCGACGATTATCACGGGAGCGAAGACGGCGATTCACAATTTGCTCCGCTGCGTGGAGAAATCCGGGCTGAAGGTCCGGGATTTGGTATTGTTATCGCTGGGCGCAGGGCAGCTCGCCTTATCCAAGGACGAAAAAACCATGGGTTCGGTGCTGGTGGATATCGGCGCCGGATCCACTACGATCGCTGTGTTTGAAGGCGGCACGATCGTGTCCACATCCACGCTTCCGATTGGGGGAGAATTTATAACGAACGACATTGCTTACGGTCTCCGCACGTTGACCGATCATGCGGAGAAGGCGAAGCTGAAATACGGCTGCGCCTCGATTGAGGACGCCGCGCCGGACGTAACCTTTAAGGTAACGCGGATCGGCAGCAATGTGGACAAGGAATTTACGCAGGAAGACTTGGCAGCCATCGCCGAGCCTCGCGTTCAGGAGATCTTCCAGTTGATCCGCCAGGAAGTCAAGCGGCTCGGCTACAGCGAGCAGCCGGGAGGCTATATTTTGACGGGGGGAACCGTATCGATGCCGGGGCTGCTTAAGATCGCGCAGCAGGAGCTGGCGGCTTCCGTCAGAATCGCCGTTCCGGATTATATCGGGGTTCGCGACCCCGGGTTTACCGGCGGCGTAGGCATTTTGTACAAGGTAATCAAGAGCATTCGCGTTCGGAACTCCGGGGCGAAGAAGACGGCCGGCCGGAGCAAACCCGCTTCGCCGACACAGGAGCCGGCCCGCAAATCGGGCGGCCTGATGGAACGTCTTAAAAATCTGTTCAGCGAATTTATATAG